A stretch of DNA from Micromonospora sp. WMMD1155:
TGGATCACACTGGGCGGCGCCCCGATCGACCCCTTCTCGATGACGTGGTCGCTCTCGGTGGAGTGGTACTTCTACCTGCTCTGGCCCCTGGCGGTGCTGCGGCTCCGCCGCCTGCCGGCGGCCCGCGCCGCACGCCTCACACTGCTCGCCGCCGGGGGTGTCTATCTCGTCGCGGCCGTCCAGCCCGGCTGGTGGTTCTACTATGGCCCCCTCGCCCACACCAGCGAACTGCTGGTCGGCGCCGCGATCGCCTTCCCGCTGGCCCACGGCTGGACACCGAGGCTCCGGATCGACGGTCGCCTCCTCCTGGTGGCCGCGTTCACGTTCGTGGCACTGTGGACGACGTTCGGCAGTGATCCCTACTCGCCAGCCTACCGCCTGGTCGCACTCCCGCTGACCGTCGGCTGTGCCGTGCTGTTCATCCTCTCCGGCTACGAGGCCCGTCCGCCGGGCCCGGCTCGGCTGCTGTCCTGGCGACCGCTGGTGGCGGCCGGGCGGATCAGTTACAGCCTCTACCTCTGGCACACCCTCCCCATCGTGCTGCTGAGCAGGAACTGGCTCGGCCTGCCCAGCATCACGGTCGGCGTGATCGGCATCGGCATCGCGGTGGGAGGCACCGCCCTCAGCTACCACCTGCTGGAACGGCCGTTCCTGCGGCCGCGCGGCAACGAGTTGTCGGTGAGCCGCGAGCAGGCGGCGGCCTCGTCCATCCGCCCCCGCGGCGCGCACCGACCGGAGCGGGTCGCGGCCGGGGCACCCGGGCGCGGGGCGGTCCTCCTCCCCTGAGCGCGAGGATGTCACTCCTGGCGAGGGTTCCCCTCGGAGGGCGCCTCGTCCGGGGCTCGCGCGTCGTCGTCGGTCAGCGCGTCGTCGTCGGACGAGGCGGCGAGGTCGGCGAGTAGGCGCTCGGCCTCCCGGACCTCCTCGTCGAGCCTGGGGTTCTCCTCAGCGGGACCCTGCGACATGGGCGACCTCCATCGGGCACGACCGGCAGACCTCCGTGTACCCGACCTCGGGGCGTAGACACGAGCCCGCCGCCAAGCCTTGACCACGTGATGAAAGTAGCTGAATCCGCTCTGCGGGACCTATTTCTCATCGCCTGATCAAGGAGGTCGAATATCGGCCGCTGAGCGTCCGGCGGACCGGTTCACCGAGCACCGGGCCGGTCGGCGCGCCCCGGGCTGCGGGAGCCCGGGAGCGTTGCCGACCCGGCCCGGTGCCGGATCAGCGCTGCTTGAGCTCGCGCCAGGATGGGTGGGTGCCGCGCCAGGCGTCGGCGAGGATGGCCGCCGAGGCCCGGCTGGGGCACTGCTGCACCCGCTCACGACCCGACGCCCCACCGATCTGGGCGCGGACCTCCCAACCCTGCCCGTCAGTACGGATATACACGTCCCTGCGCCCGCGCGGAGTCGTGTCTCCGTTCCACCAGTGCTCCTCGACCTTCATTTGCCGACCGTATAGCAATTTTTGCGCAGAGGGTACGGCGCAGCAGGGTGGATACCAGGGCGATGCTCCCAATTCCGGCGCACTTCAACCTGACCGTTACCAGGGAGGAACCGCAACGGCGGCTCCTCCCTGGTCTGAGTAACGGATCAGGCGCGAATCACATGCCGCTGAGCACCCCGGCCAGGGTGTTGGCCAAGGCGTCCTGCCCGGAGGGGCTGGGGTGGGGCGAGCCCCCCTCGGCGGTGATCTGAAGGTCACCGGGAGTGAACGGTGGCGGCATCGCCACCCGGACGGCGGGGTCGAACGGGACGCCGAGCTGGATGGCCCAGTTGAGGTCATTGATCACGCCGCGCACGCTGCCCACCCAGAGCGGATCGATCAGGGGTTGCAGTGTCGACACCGGTGCCGCCGGCAGGTACGAGTGCGTCGCGGTCGGCAGCAGCGACTTGAGCTTGGCCCAGGCGTACTGGCCGACGTCGACGTTGGCGGGAGTGATGTCGTAGTACAGCATCCACACCACCTTGTCCGCGCCGGCACCGAGCAGTGAGTTGACGATGGTGGTGGCGTCGGCGGTGATGCCGGCGTACTGCGCCGGGCCGTCGTAGCGTGGCACCCCGATGTTGATGTAGTAGTCCTCGCCGACCGGCAGGTCGAGCCAGAAGTTGCAACCACCGCCGCTGGTGACGATGCCGGCCTTGCCTCCCACGGCGGCCCACTCGAAGCGGAACACCCCGTACGGGTCCAGGGTTTCCGCCGCGAACTCGAGACCACGACACATGGCCAGCCGGGTCAGGACCGTGGTCCAGTTGGTGTTGTTCACGCCGCCGGTGGTGGCGTGGTACGCGTCGTGCCCGTCCGCCTTGGCCTTGGCGATCCGCGCGGTGGCGAGGCCGAGCGGGCTGGCGACCCGTCCCCAGGCGTTTCCGCAGGCGTCGGGGCCGGCGCGGCCGGCGATGATGTCACCGGTGCCGTAACCGGTGCGGGCGTAGTTGTCGTAGTCGACGACGCTGCCGTCCATGTCGAAGTAGCGCCGCCCGTAGCTGTAGACGCCGTTGTTGCCGGGCATGCCACGGCCGTCGAACGAGGTCATCGGGCAGCCGGGGCCCACGCCGAAGCCGAACTGGTGGTGCGCCGAGCTGATGGAGTCCCCGGTGAGGGTCAGGACCGTGTCGTCGGAGACCGTCTGCACCTCCCGGCAGCGGATCCGGTCCTTGTTCGCGTCCACCAGGGTCGGGTTGCCGCTCACGTTCGGGCAGCCGGTCGGCGGCGGGGGTGGCGGAGGCGGCGGTCCTCCGGTAGGTCCGGTGGGCGGGTCGGTCGGATCGGTCGGCTCGGTGGGTGACGCCGACTCGCTGGGAGACGCCGAATCCGATGGCGAGGCGCTGCCCGACGGCGACGTGCTCTCCGACGGGGAGGCACTGCCGGACGGGGACGCACTGTCCGAGGGCGAGGCACTGTCCGAGGGCGAGGCACTGTCGGAAGGCGACGCGCTGTCCGACGGCGAAGCGCTGTCCGACGGCGACGCGCTGTCCGACGGCGAAGCGCTGTCCGACGGCGACGCGCTGTCCGACGGCGAAGCGCTGTCCGACGGCGACGCGCTGTCCGACGGCGAAGCACTGTCCGACGGCGACGCGCTCCCGGACGGCGAGGACGTACCCGAGGGCGAGGCCGAGCCGGACGGCGAGGCACTGTCGGAGGGGCAGGGCGATCCCGTGGGCGACGCGGTTCCGGTGGGCGACGCGGTCGAGGTGGGCGCTGTCGCTGTCGCTCCGGGTGCCCGCTGCACCACCGGATCGGCCGTCACCGGCGGACGGGTTTCCCGGGTCGGCGACGTCGAGGCCGACGGCGATTCCGTCGGGTCCGGGCAGTCGGCGGTGGTGGCGGCAGCCTGGGTACGGATCTGCGCGAGCCGCGCCTCGACCTCGGCGGGGAGTTTCCCGCCTGGCTTGACGCACGGGTCGAGCAGCCAGGTCGTGCCCTCCAACTGACGGGTGCACGGCGGCGCCTCGTACGACACCGGCTCGGGCTTCGCCGCAGCGGAGGTGGGCGGGGCGCCGCCGGCCACGGTGGCGACCGCCGTGGTGACCGCCACGACCATCACCGCCACAGCGGCGGCGAAGAGGGCATTGTGGGTGTGGACTGACCTGGTGGGTCGCGGTCCTGGCGGTCCGCTCGGATCCAGTTGGCTCATGCCGTCCTCCAGGGACTGAAGTGCACCGGTGGGTGTTACCGCACGGTAGGCATGCGTCCGGTAACCCGGTAGATCAGTCGTCCTTACCTACTGTGGACGGTCGAGTGCGACGGGTGACCTGCCACCGCCGCAGGCTGGTCGTGGCCGAGCACGACCGCCAACTCCTTCCGGTTGCGGACACCGAGCTTGGTGAAGACCCGGGCCAGGTTGTTGTTGACGGTGTTGACGGACAGTCCGAGCCGGTCGGCGATGCTGCGGCTGGGCAGCGTCACGGCGAGCATGGCCACGTCCCGCTCCCGACGGGTGAGACTCGCCTGCTCGACACCGGGAGTGTCGGCGGCAAGCAGTGGCGTGCGCACGGACCGGCATTCCCGGGCCAGCGTCGCGGCCCGTTGGGCCACCGCCACCCGTGGTCGGCCGTGCCGGGCATACGCACGCGAAGCCGCACCGAGCACCTCAGCCGCGAGCAGGGTGTGGCCGCAGGCGACGAGGTCGTCAGCGGCCGTCTCCAGTGTCGGCCCGTCATCGCTGGCCAGACCGTCAGCCGCGCTGGCCAGCGTGGCCGCGATTCCGCCGATCCGGTCGGCAAGGTCGACCAGCCGGTCCCGCACCGGCTCCGGCTCGCCGAACCGGGCGCACTCGTAGAGCGCCACCGCCTCGATGGTCGGCTGCTCACTGTCCCGGGCCAGGTCGGCGGCGTTGCGGGCGGTTCGGATCGCGGCGGTGAGATCGCCCTGGGCCACCTCCACCCAGGCCCGGTTCAGTTCCACCCAGGGGTGGAAGACTCGGTTGGCGGCTCGGGCCCGTGCGTCGGCCGCCGCCAGCCACCGGCGTGCTCCCGGCAGGTCACCGGCGAGGGCACGGACGCCGGCCAGCTCGGCCCAGTAGGTGCGCACCAGGTGGTACTGGTCGTTCTCCTCCACCAACGCGATGGCCTCCCGCAGGTCCGCCTCGGCGGCGTCGAGCCGGCCCTGTGTCTTGCCGATGATCCCTCGGAACCCCGCCCAGACGGCGACCATCCCTCGCGCGTCGCTGGCCACGGCGTCGCGATAGCCCTGGTCGGCCAGCTCGGCCGCCCCGGTCAGCTGTCCGGCGGCGTAACGGGCGTAGCAGAGCCCCAGGCCGACCTGGGCCTCGTTCCACGGCAGCCGCTCCGGCTCGGCGGCGAGCACCGCCCGGCCCTGCTCGGCCAGTTCCGCGGCGAGGCCGAGTCGGCCGAGCATCCCGGCCGCCGACGCCGCCCCCATTGTCGCCCAGCTCGCGGCACGGACGCCGGTGTCGGATCGGTTCAACACGGCCTGGCCCACCGTCAGCGCCGCCTCGCACCGCCCGTCGTAGAACAGCACCCACGAACGGGTGGCCTCGGTGAGGTCGTGGCCCGGTGCGCCTTCCGGCACCATCAGCAGCGTCTCGTGTGCCTCGTCGATGCGATCGAGCCCCCAGTAGAGCAGCCCGGCCCTGGTGATCGCCCAGATCGCCAGCCGCTTGCTGCCCGACGGCGGGGTCGGCGGGAGCATGTCGAACGCCTCCTGGCTCCGTGCCTGGTACTGCAGGACCCGGGCCAGCAGCCACTGCGCCTCCCAGCCCTGCCCCGCGTCGTACGCCGTGCGGACCAACCGCTCGGCCAGGTCGATGTCGAACCGTTCGAGCGCCTGCCGAGCGGCGGCCAGCGCGATGCCCGGGTGACGAACCGTTCCGGAGCGCAGTTGCCACACCCCGGCGACCAGCGCGTCGTCGCGGCGGCGCAGCGGCATGCTGGCCAGTACGTCGACGAGCTGCCCGAAGACCGTGCGGGCGCGGCTGGCCGGCATGCTGGCCCGTAGCGCTTCACCGTAGAGCGGGTGGGCCATGCGCAGGGCCGTCCGAGCTCCGGAGCGTTCCGCTACCGCCATGCCGCTCCGCTCGGCGGCCTCGATGGCGGCCGGGTCGGTACACCGTTCCAGCAGGGCCAGGGGCAGTGGTTCACCGCAGGCCACCACCTCGAGCACCCGCCGGGCGGCGGGTTCCAGTGCCCGCAGCCGGGCACTGACCAGCTCGGCCAGCCGAGGGCTGCCCGACGCGGTACCGCGCCAACGCCAGACTCCGCGAGACTCGCTCAACCCACCGGTGTCCATCGCGTCGGCGAGCAGCTCCCGGAGCAGCAGCGGATTCCCGTCGGCGAGGTGCGTCAGCCGACGACGGCTGATCGCGTCGAGCGGGCCGGGTGCCGCCTCGTCGAGCAGGTGCTCCACAGCGGTTGCCGGCAGAGGGCGCACGTCCAGTCGTCGGCCCGATCCGGCCCACAACGAGGTGAGGGCGTCGGAGAGCGGTTCACCGGCCCGGACCGTCGCCACCGCGACCGCCAACCCGTGCACCGCGAGTTGGTGCAGCAGCCCGGCCGAGGGTTCGTCCAGCAGGTGCGCGTCGTCGATGCCGATCACCACCGGCCGGTCGCCGGTCCGGCGGGCGAAGTCCCGCTCCACGCTGACCACCAATCCCACCGGATCGGCACGGGGACGGGTCGGCGCGGGTATCAGATGGGAGACGGCACCGAACGGGATGGACCGCGCCGCACCGGTCGCCGACACCCAGTGGCACTCCACGCCGTCGTCGGCGGCGCGGGCCAACGCCTCGCGCAGCAGGCGCGTCTTGCCCACCCCGGCGTCGCCGACCAGCACCAGCCCCGGCAGGCGCGCCGACACGACGTCCTCGATGGTCTTCAGCTCGTCGTCGCGCCCGACGAGTGTCCATTCGCCACGTCCCGACATGCCGACCCTCACCTCGCCCTCGGGACAGCCCTACCGCCCACCCTATGGGTAGGTCCGGCGCTTCCGCTCGACAGCGGTCGATGGCCGGCGAGGGCTGTCACGGGTCGACCGTCACCCCCGGGTGGTCAGGAGGTAGTCGTCGGCCTCGGGGCTCCAACGCAGGTCCAGCACGCCGGCGGTGGCAGCGGCCTTGCAGAACTGCAGGAAGCTGCGGTAGCCGAGCTTCTTCTCGCTGAAGTCCGGGCGGGCCCGGCGCACCTGGTTCTTCAAGCCGGACAACGCCACCGGGTTGCCGCCACTGCCCAGGTCCGCCACGACGCCCCGGAGCAGGCCGAACGCCACCTCGCGATCGCCGTGCTCGGGCAGCGAGACCTCGGGGTCGCCCTTGGCCGGGCCCTCGGCCAGCTCGACGACCGTGCGCTCGGCGAGGTGGCGCAGCAGCTCGCCGAAGGTACGGAAGCCGTAGTCCGACTCGCTGAACGTCGGGTCCTTGCGGAGCAGGGTGCGCTTGAGCCGGGATGCGGTGACCTCGCCGTTGGCGCTGCCCTGCAACCCGGCCACCGTCTGGGCGACCAGCACGGCGAGGGTGTCCACGTCCCGGCCGGGCTCCTCACCGGCGGGTCGCCGGTCCACCTCGGGCTCGGGCTCGGGCGGTCGCTGGTCGACGCCGGCCTGCCGGGCGGGATGGGCCCGCTGGCCACGGGTCGGCGGGATGTCCACGCCCTCCAGCCGGTCGTAGTAGA
This window harbors:
- a CDS encoding acyltransferase, which translates into the protein MRGRVDHLDGIRGIAILAVCAVHWIGQRLPGFEGGYIGVDLFFVLSGFIITTLLVKRVQPYGRFLRNRVRRLYPPLVGALMGITALTWLLPDSALSPETPLRHGLVAAVQASSLWITLGGAPIDPFSMTWSLSVEWYFYLLWPLAVLRLRRLPAARAARLTLLAAGGVYLVAAVQPGWWFYYGPLAHTSELLVGAAIAFPLAHGWTPRLRIDGRLLLVAAFTFVALWTTFGSDPYSPAYRLVALPLTVGCAVLFILSGYEARPPGPARLLSWRPLVAAGRISYSLYLWHTLPIVLLSRNWLGLPSITVGVIGIGIAVGGTALSYHLLERPFLRPRGNELSVSREQAAASSIRPRGAHRPERVAAGAPGRGAVLLP
- a CDS encoding LuxR family transcriptional regulator, translating into MSGRGEWTLVGRDDELKTIEDVVSARLPGLVLVGDAGVGKTRLLREALARAADDGVECHWVSATGAARSIPFGAVSHLIPAPTRPRADPVGLVVSVERDFARRTGDRPVVIGIDDAHLLDEPSAGLLHQLAVHGLAVAVATVRAGEPLSDALTSLWAGSGRRLDVRPLPATAVEHLLDEAAPGPLDAISRRRLTHLADGNPLLLRELLADAMDTGGLSESRGVWRWRGTASGSPRLAELVSARLRALEPAARRVLEVVACGEPLPLALLERCTDPAAIEAAERSGMAVAERSGARTALRMAHPLYGEALRASMPASRARTVFGQLVDVLASMPLRRRDDALVAGVWQLRSGTVRHPGIALAAARQALERFDIDLAERLVRTAYDAGQGWEAQWLLARVLQYQARSQEAFDMLPPTPPSGSKRLAIWAITRAGLLYWGLDRIDEAHETLLMVPEGAPGHDLTEATRSWVLFYDGRCEAALTVGQAVLNRSDTGVRAASWATMGAASAAGMLGRLGLAAELAEQGRAVLAAEPERLPWNEAQVGLGLCYARYAAGQLTGAAELADQGYRDAVASDARGMVAVWAGFRGIIGKTQGRLDAAEADLREAIALVEENDQYHLVRTYWAELAGVRALAGDLPGARRWLAAADARARAANRVFHPWVELNRAWVEVAQGDLTAAIRTARNAADLARDSEQPTIEAVALYECARFGEPEPVRDRLVDLADRIGGIAATLASAADGLASDDGPTLETAADDLVACGHTLLAAEVLGAASRAYARHGRPRVAVAQRAATLARECRSVRTPLLAADTPGVEQASLTRRERDVAMLAVTLPSRSIADRLGLSVNTVNNNLARVFTKLGVRNRKELAVVLGHDQPAAVAGHPSHSTVHSR
- a CDS encoding NYN domain-containing protein, with translation MDQEDRIALFLDYENLALGARDHRGGADFDFRPIADALAERGRVVVRRAYADWSYFDEDRRMLTRSHVELIEIPQRMGASRKNAADIKMAVDAIELAFERDYISTFVICSGDSDFTPLVHKLRELNKRVIGVGVEGSTSALLPPACDEFLYYDRLEGVDIPPTRGQRAHPARQAGVDQRPPEPEPEVDRRPAGEEPGRDVDTLAVLVAQTVAGLQGSANGEVTASRLKRTLLRKDPTFSESDYGFRTFGELLRHLAERTVVELAEGPAKGDPEVSLPEHGDREVAFGLLRGVVADLGSGGNPVALSGLKNQVRRARPDFSEKKLGYRSFLQFCKAAATAGVLDLRWSPEADDYLLTTRG